A single window of Agromyces aureus DNA harbors:
- a CDS encoding lipopolysaccharide biosynthesis protein, producing MSGPGPGPGPGPGPRPGPGTDRLAHTSSRGVFVTMGGFGGKTLIQVASTVVLARMLTPADFGLVAMVTAIVGVADLVRDFGLTGAIIQAKKLSERMWMSVMWLSVALGVILMGVIAASAPLIALLYGEERLVPLTLAIAPILLINGLSMPMQARVQRDLKFGTLANIDVVSMLCGVVLGIGAAALGWGVWSLVVMSGAGQLYRLIALWVASRPKFGRPHISREVVPLVTTGGSIFGVQLLNYAAKNADNVIIGQQMGPAALGQYSRAYALYLLPMQQLNGTLGRVALPVLSKLQDDGDRYRRYIRGALMIIGYLTIPVYAVAAAVSSPLIAILLGPGWEQAATLFSLLAIAGIAQSIGSVLGWLYITLGRAHRQLVYYLVTRPMVIGGYFLGLWWAGVEGLALVYGLLTMVLLVPGFYYATVGTFVRVGDIIRPIVRPVILAPLCFGAAWGVERLTDGLPTIVQLVLGVAAGVVPLFACLAIPAYRRDLAAIIGFVKQVRKPAAAKAQGGADAASQAHGAEQADLRDPVDLLEPIEPRDPVDLLEPGDLHEHRDPPRDPRASVSESATDHRKADS from the coding sequence GTGAGCGGCCCCGGTCCCGGTCCCGGCCCCGGCCCCGGCCCCCGTCCCGGTCCCGGCACCGACCGTCTCGCGCACACGTCCTCGCGCGGCGTCTTCGTGACGATGGGCGGGTTCGGCGGCAAGACGCTGATCCAGGTGGCCTCGACCGTCGTGCTGGCCCGCATGCTCACGCCCGCCGACTTCGGCCTCGTCGCGATGGTGACGGCCATCGTGGGCGTCGCCGACCTGGTGCGCGACTTCGGGCTGACGGGCGCGATCATCCAGGCGAAGAAGCTGAGCGAGCGCATGTGGATGAGCGTCATGTGGCTCTCGGTCGCGCTCGGCGTCATCCTCATGGGCGTCATCGCGGCGAGCGCGCCGCTCATCGCGCTGCTCTACGGCGAGGAGCGGCTGGTTCCGCTCACGCTCGCCATCGCGCCGATCCTGCTCATCAACGGGCTCTCGATGCCCATGCAGGCGCGCGTGCAGCGAGACCTGAAGTTCGGCACGCTTGCGAACATCGACGTCGTCTCGATGCTCTGCGGTGTCGTGCTCGGCATCGGGGCCGCGGCACTCGGCTGGGGCGTCTGGTCGCTCGTGGTCATGTCGGGCGCCGGTCAGCTCTACCGGCTGATCGCCCTCTGGGTCGCGTCGCGGCCGAAGTTCGGGCGTCCGCACATCTCGCGGGAGGTCGTGCCGCTCGTCACCACCGGCGGCAGCATCTTCGGCGTGCAGCTGCTGAACTACGCGGCGAAGAACGCCGACAACGTCATCATCGGCCAGCAGATGGGCCCGGCGGCGCTCGGCCAGTACTCGCGCGCCTACGCGCTCTACCTGCTGCCGATGCAGCAGCTGAACGGCACGCTCGGCCGGGTCGCGCTGCCCGTGCTCAGCAAGCTGCAGGACGACGGCGATCGCTATCGGCGCTACATCCGCGGCGCGCTCATGATCATCGGCTACCTGACGATCCCCGTGTACGCGGTCGCGGCGGCGGTCTCCTCGCCGCTCATCGCGATCCTGCTCGGGCCGGGGTGGGAGCAGGCCGCGACGCTCTTCAGCCTGCTCGCGATCGCCGGCATCGCGCAGTCGATCGGCAGCGTGCTCGGCTGGCTCTACATCACGCTCGGGCGCGCTCACCGCCAGCTCGTCTACTACCTCGTGACCAGGCCGATGGTCATCGGCGGCTACTTCCTCGGTCTCTGGTGGGCCGGCGTCGAGGGGCTCGCGCTCGTGTACGGCCTGCTCACGATGGTGCTGCTCGTGCCCGGCTTCTACTACGCCACGGTCGGCACGTTCGTGCGGGTCGGCGACATCATCCGCCCGATCGTGCGGCCCGTGATCCTCGCACCGCTGTGCTTCGGCGCGGCGTGGGGCGTCGAACGGCTCACCGACGGACTGCCGACCATCGTCCAGCTCGTGCTCGGCGTCGCCGCGGGCGTCGTGCCGCTCTTCGCCTGCCTCGCGATCCCGGCGTACCGGCGCGACCTCGCGGCGATCATCGGCTTCGTCAAGCAGGTGCGCAAGCCGGCGGCCGCGAAGGCGCAGGGCGGGGCGGATGCCGCGTCGCAGGCGCACGGAGCCGAGCAGGCCGATCTCCGCGACCCGGTCGACCTGCTCGAGCCGATCGAGCCGCGCGACCCGGTCGACCTGCTGGAGCCCGGTGATCTGCACGAGCATCGCGATCCGCCGCGCGATCCGCGCGCCTCGGTATCCGAATCCGCGACCGACCACCGGAAGGCAGACTCGTGA
- a CDS encoding SGNH/GDSL hydrolase family protein yields MTRPSKLLAVALAVLTAAALAACTPSAAAPPDLTEVEQPTAAPTVTTLGILGDSVSLGVNACAEQGQCARASWSGGSDPEVGSVAARLAAASGTEPDVVNAAKDGGDVEDALGLADEVVAAQPELVTVLLGGNDACAPTLDEMTSTDDYRARLGQLLTRLNTDVPGATILVLSVPDLHHLWEIGRTDPTAVQAWNSSPSCKNLLGSADDDSAAANERRDAVAERVVEYNAAIEEVCAAAERCTDDGGAVYAYPFTTGEISSIDHFHPSIAGQRVIAEIAWQALEKGQS; encoded by the coding sequence GTGACGCGACCTTCGAAGCTCCTGGCCGTGGCGCTCGCCGTGCTCACGGCCGCCGCCCTCGCCGCATGCACCCCGAGCGCCGCCGCACCGCCGGATCTCACCGAGGTCGAGCAGCCGACGGCGGCGCCGACCGTGACCACGCTCGGCATCCTCGGCGACTCCGTCTCGCTCGGCGTGAACGCGTGCGCCGAGCAGGGGCAGTGCGCCCGGGCGTCGTGGTCGGGCGGCAGCGACCCCGAGGTCGGGTCCGTCGCCGCGCGCCTCGCCGCGGCATCCGGAACCGAACCCGACGTCGTGAACGCCGCCAAGGACGGCGGCGACGTCGAGGACGCGCTCGGCCTCGCCGACGAGGTCGTCGCGGCGCAGCCCGAACTCGTGACCGTGCTGCTCGGCGGCAACGACGCGTGCGCGCCCACGCTCGACGAGATGACCTCGACCGACGACTACCGGGCCCGCCTCGGGCAACTGCTCACCCGGCTGAACACCGACGTGCCCGGTGCCACGATCCTCGTGCTCTCGGTGCCCGACCTGCACCACCTCTGGGAGATCGGGCGCACCGACCCGACGGCCGTGCAGGCGTGGAACTCGAGCCCCTCGTGCAAGAACCTGCTCGGCTCGGCCGACGACGACTCGGCTGCGGCGAACGAGCGGCGCGATGCGGTCGCCGAGCGCGTCGTCGAGTACAACGCGGCCATCGAGGAGGTCTGCGCCGCCGCCGAACGATGCACCGACGACGGCGGCGCGGTGTACGCGTACCCGTTCACGACCGGGGAGATCTCCTCGATCGACCACTTCCATCCGTCCATCGCCGGGCAGCGCGTCATCGCGGAGATCGCCTGGCAGGCCCTCGAGAAGGGGCAGTCATGA
- a CDS encoding glycosyltransferase: protein MTTMLVAISGGHLAQLHMLAPRIAAGDDVVWMTDDTAQSRSLLEGQTVVHVPTRPPRDTLGVLRDTRIARRAISEHRVDRVVSSGAQIALSALIPALLRRVPFSYVESATRVTDLSTTGKVIDRIPSVRRYVQYPNRTSERWGYALSVFDGFQVEAVPSASDPGAGAVPGAGSRSSVGGGGVGVGVGVVAGPIERAVVTVGGNGEYGFRRLIESAVRALPAEAEVLWQTGSTDVSGLAIDAKPTVPSAVLSAELEQADVVIGHAGTGTALAALSAGKVPVLAARSVGHGEHVDAHQDDLAAFLAERGLAIVRPADEITLDDLVEASRWRVTRRDDLEPVSI, encoded by the coding sequence ATGACGACCATGCTCGTGGCCATCTCCGGAGGCCACCTCGCGCAACTGCACATGCTCGCCCCGCGCATCGCCGCAGGCGACGACGTGGTCTGGATGACCGACGACACGGCGCAGAGCCGCTCGTTGCTCGAAGGGCAGACCGTCGTCCACGTGCCGACCCGACCGCCGCGCGACACCCTCGGCGTGCTGCGCGACACCCGGATCGCGAGGCGCGCCATCTCGGAGCACCGCGTCGACCGGGTGGTGAGCTCAGGAGCGCAGATCGCCCTCTCGGCGCTCATTCCCGCCCTCCTGCGGCGGGTGCCGTTCAGCTACGTCGAGAGTGCGACCCGGGTCACCGACCTCTCCACGACGGGCAAGGTCATCGACCGGATCCCGAGCGTGCGGCGGTACGTGCAGTACCCGAACCGCACCTCGGAGCGGTGGGGGTACGCGCTCTCGGTCTTCGACGGGTTCCAGGTCGAGGCGGTGCCCTCGGCCTCGGATCCAGGCGCGGGTGCGGTCCCGGGTGCGGGCTCCCGTTCGAGCGTCGGCGGCGGCGGCGTCGGCGTCGGCGTCGGGGTGGTCGCGGGGCCGATCGAGCGGGCCGTCGTCACGGTCGGGGGCAACGGCGAGTACGGCTTCCGGCGACTCATCGAGTCCGCGGTGCGTGCGCTTCCGGCCGAGGCCGAGGTGCTCTGGCAGACCGGCTCCACGGATGTCTCGGGCCTGGCGATCGACGCGAAGCCCACCGTTCCGTCGGCCGTGCTGTCGGCCGAGCTCGAGCAGGCCGACGTCGTCATCGGGCACGCCGGAACGGGCACGGCGCTCGCCGCGCTCAGCGCCGGGAAGGTGCCCGTGCTCGCAGCGCGATCGGTCGGACACGGCGAGCACGTCGACGCCCACCAGGACGACCTGGCCGCGTTCCTCGCCGAACGGGGGCTCGCGATCGTGCGGCCCGCCGACGAGATCACGCTCGACGATCTCGTCGAGGCGTCGCGGTGGCGCGTCACGCGGCGCGACGACCTCGAACCCGTCAGCATCTGA
- a CDS encoding glycosyltransferase family 2 protein, producing MPELSIVVVNYNTRQATTACLRSVIDASPGVDLELVVVDNGSVDGSVEAFRAEFPDASVIAAGENLGFARGVNLGARAAAGSWLLLLNPDTITLPGSLASLLDFARTHPEYGIFGGRTLRPDGGVDPSSCWGAPSLWSLAMFATMASTAFKRSPIFDPESLGAWPRDTVREVPIITGCLLLVRRDDWQRLGGMDEEYFLYGEDAEFSLRAARAGLRRVIVPAAEIVHEVGGSSDAGGAKGCMVMAGKVTLLRKTWSPARASVGVRLLVAGVGVRAGLETLTRRTRAPWRTVWRRRADWIDGYPRAEATLFGRELASAS from the coding sequence GTGCCCGAACTCAGCATCGTGGTGGTGAACTACAACACCCGGCAGGCGACGACCGCGTGCCTGAGGTCGGTGATCGACGCGTCCCCCGGCGTCGACCTCGAACTCGTCGTGGTCGACAACGGCTCGGTCGACGGCAGCGTCGAGGCGTTCCGTGCGGAGTTCCCGGACGCGAGCGTCATCGCCGCCGGCGAGAACCTCGGCTTCGCGCGGGGCGTCAACCTGGGTGCCCGCGCGGCGGCCGGATCGTGGCTGCTGCTGCTGAACCCCGACACGATCACGCTGCCCGGCTCGCTCGCCTCACTGCTCGACTTCGCGCGCACGCATCCCGAGTACGGCATCTTCGGCGGGCGAACGCTCCGTCCCGACGGCGGCGTCGACCCGAGTTCGTGCTGGGGCGCGCCGAGCCTCTGGTCGCTCGCGATGTTCGCGACGATGGCCTCGACCGCCTTCAAGCGCTCGCCGATCTTCGATCCCGAGTCGCTCGGCGCCTGGCCGCGCGACACCGTGCGCGAGGTGCCCATCATCACGGGCTGCCTGCTGCTCGTGCGCCGTGACGACTGGCAGCGGCTCGGCGGCATGGACGAGGAGTACTTCCTCTACGGCGAGGATGCCGAGTTCAGCCTGCGGGCCGCACGCGCCGGCCTCCGCCGGGTCATCGTGCCCGCCGCCGAGATCGTGCACGAGGTGGGCGGTTCGAGCGACGCCGGCGGGGCCAAGGGCTGCATGGTCATGGCGGGCAAGGTCACGCTGCTCCGCAAGACGTGGTCGCCGGCGCGGGCCTCGGTCGGCGTGCGCCTGCTCGTCGCGGGTGTCGGGGTGCGCGCCGGGCTCGAGACCCTGACGCGTCGCACCCGGGCGCCGTGGCGCACGGTCTGGCGTCGTCGTGCCGACTGGATCGACGGCTACCCGCGGGCCGAGGCCACGCTGTTCGGCCGCGAGCTCGCATCGGCCTCCTGA
- a CDS encoding glycosyltransferase, with protein sequence MTGLIVQEWIEESGGAEQVLDGLRTALPDARVAALWNDDPTRFPPDTVDESWLARTPLRGRKALALPLMSGTWRRGWGKLEPEWVVTSSYVFAHHAGFGTTRGVPKFSYVHTPARYLWEPDLDSRTVVPLAGLARAYLRGVDRRAAAASGSLAANSAFVRDRIRRAWDRDARVIHPPVDAASIAGVPDWAAHLTHSERELLESLPDRGFLMAASRLVPYKRHDAVIRMGVELGLPVVVAGSGPERDRLEALAAAAAVPVHVLGRVSDELMRALFQRALAFVFPPVEDFGIIPVEAMAAGCPVIVNRVGGAAESVVDGVTGVHYEPDDPRGFAAAVDAVRAIEPDAARSRALEFDASCFVEKVQEWVLGVGSAAQEADASSRPNSVASARG encoded by the coding sequence ATGACCGGATTGATCGTTCAGGAATGGATCGAGGAGTCTGGAGGCGCCGAGCAGGTGCTCGACGGGCTGCGCACGGCGCTTCCCGACGCCAGGGTCGCCGCGCTCTGGAACGACGATCCGACGCGATTCCCCCCGGATACCGTCGACGAGTCCTGGCTCGCGCGCACGCCGCTGCGGGGGCGGAAGGCCCTCGCACTCCCCCTCATGTCCGGCACCTGGCGGCGCGGCTGGGGCAAGCTCGAACCCGAGTGGGTCGTCACGAGCAGTTACGTCTTCGCGCACCACGCCGGTTTCGGCACGACGCGCGGAGTTCCGAAGTTCTCGTACGTGCACACGCCGGCCCGTTACCTCTGGGAGCCCGACCTCGACAGCCGCACCGTCGTGCCGCTCGCCGGGCTCGCCAGGGCGTACCTGCGCGGCGTCGATCGACGTGCGGCCGCGGCATCCGGATCCCTGGCGGCGAACAGCGCGTTCGTGCGCGACCGCATCCGGCGAGCGTGGGACCGCGACGCTCGCGTCATCCATCCCCCGGTCGACGCCGCGTCGATCGCGGGCGTCCCCGACTGGGCGGCGCACCTGACGCACTCCGAGCGGGAGCTCCTCGAGTCGCTGCCCGATCGCGGGTTCCTCATGGCCGCCTCGCGCCTCGTGCCGTACAAGCGGCACGACGCCGTCATCCGCATGGGCGTCGAGCTCGGGCTGCCGGTCGTGGTCGCAGGCTCAGGGCCCGAGCGGGACCGCCTCGAGGCGCTCGCGGCTGCAGCCGCGGTTCCGGTGCACGTGCTGGGGCGGGTCTCCGACGAGCTCATGCGCGCGCTGTTCCAACGCGCCCTCGCGTTCGTGTTCCCGCCGGTCGAGGACTTCGGCATCATCCCGGTCGAGGCGATGGCCGCCGGATGCCCCGTGATCGTCAATCGCGTCGGCGGTGCGGCCGAGTCCGTCGTCGACGGCGTCACGGGCGTGCACTACGAGCCGGATGACCCGCGCGGCTTCGCGGCGGCGGTCGACGCCGTACGTGCGATCGAACCGGACGCGGCTCGATCGCGGGCCCTCGAGTTCGACGCCTCGTGCTTCGTCGAGAAGGTGCAGGAGTGGGTGCTCGGCGTCGGCTCGGCGGCTCAGGAGGCCGATGCGAGCTCGCGGCCGAACAGCGTGGCCTCGGCCCGCGGGTAG
- a CDS encoding sugar transferase has product MSTEAEPIARLGRLPGERLLGRASAAGARVVAQPRRLGWRRRLVAALSITDAALVLIALLVAQLLRFQTTGFRASTPQADLAYLTLTSAIAVGWLVALSATRSRMLRNIGTGMVEYQRVVNATFLTFGTLAAVAFLFQIDIARGYLAVAFPLGLVLLLIGRMIWRGALHRMRRVGRCTTGAIIVGRPDDVARVADELRRQYRVGYRAIGATYAGPARSAKRAAIDLPTVEFKDLAATSKRTRTRAVIIAGDLPGGNATIRRLGWDLENSNTELILVSRLTDVAGPRIHLRPINGLPMVHVDLPQYSGVAHAVKRVFDVVVAGGILLLLLPLIAGIAMSVRLTSVGPVLFRQERVGVGGSRFTMLKFRSMVIDAEARLAALQSRNESDGVLFKVRNDPRITPIGRTLRRYSLDELPQLWNVLVGDMSLVGPRPPLPAEVDRYEEDVNRRLLTKPGITGLWQVSGRSNLTWDESVKIDLYYVENWSLTGDIVILLKTARAVVGSTGAY; this is encoded by the coding sequence ATGTCGACTGAAGCAGAACCGATCGCCCGCCTCGGCCGGCTGCCCGGAGAACGTCTGCTGGGGCGCGCGTCGGCCGCAGGGGCCAGGGTCGTGGCGCAGCCGAGACGTCTCGGCTGGCGTCGACGGCTCGTCGCGGCGCTCTCGATCACCGATGCCGCCCTCGTGCTCATCGCGCTGCTCGTGGCTCAGCTCCTGCGCTTCCAGACGACCGGCTTCCGTGCCTCGACCCCGCAGGCGGATCTCGCGTACCTGACCCTGACGTCGGCCATCGCGGTCGGCTGGCTCGTCGCGCTGTCGGCCACGAGGTCAAGGATGCTGCGCAACATCGGCACCGGCATGGTCGAGTACCAGCGCGTCGTGAACGCGACCTTCCTCACGTTCGGCACGCTCGCGGCGGTCGCATTCCTCTTCCAGATCGACATCGCGCGCGGCTATCTCGCGGTCGCGTTCCCGCTCGGCCTGGTGCTCCTGCTCATCGGTCGCATGATCTGGCGCGGCGCGCTGCACCGGATGCGACGGGTCGGTCGGTGCACCACGGGGGCGATCATCGTCGGACGCCCCGACGACGTCGCGAGAGTGGCCGACGAGCTGCGCCGCCAGTACCGGGTGGGCTATCGCGCGATCGGAGCGACCTACGCGGGCCCGGCGCGCTCCGCCAAGCGCGCCGCGATCGACCTGCCGACCGTCGAGTTCAAGGACCTCGCGGCGACGTCGAAGCGCACCCGTACCAGAGCCGTGATCATCGCAGGCGATCTTCCGGGCGGCAACGCGACGATCCGTCGACTCGGCTGGGACCTCGAGAACTCGAACACCGAGCTGATCCTCGTCTCCCGACTGACGGATGTCGCCGGCCCCCGCATCCATCTGCGGCCGATCAACGGGCTGCCCATGGTGCACGTCGACCTGCCGCAGTACTCCGGGGTCGCGCACGCCGTGAAGCGCGTCTTCGACGTGGTCGTCGCCGGCGGCATCCTCCTCCTGCTGCTGCCGCTCATCGCGGGGATCGCGATGAGCGTGCGGCTCACGAGCGTCGGTCCGGTGCTGTTCCGCCAGGAGCGCGTCGGCGTCGGCGGGTCGCGGTTCACGATGCTGAAGTTCCGCTCGATGGTGATCGACGCGGAGGCGCGGCTGGCCGCACTGCAGTCCCGCAACGAGTCCGACGGCGTGCTGTTCAAGGTCAGGAACGACCCCCGCATCACGCCGATCGGACGGACGCTCCGCCGCTACTCGCTCGACGAGCTCCCCCAGCTCTGGAACGTGCTCGTCGGCGACATGAGCCTCGTGGGACCCCGTCCGCCGCTGCCCGCCGAGGTCGACCGCTACGAGGAGGACGTCAACCGGCGCCTGCTCACCAAGCCCGGCATCACGGGGCTCTGGCAGGTCAGCGGGCGGTCGAACCTCACGTGGGACGAGAGCGTGAAGATCGACCTCTACTACGTCGAGAACTGGTCGCTCACGGGCGACATCGTCATCCTGCTGAAGACCGCGCGCGCGGTCGTCGGCAGCACTGGCGCCTACTGA
- a CDS encoding glycosyltransferase, which yields MSDHADASFALTEDGAGSDAARAVAHAPSDFVFTFSYETYADAVRRGMMRPPDRILSSLMRSREVRRLLVADPFRRLPRVAASPLLDRDVRFPADDRIAYLRPSRLLREDPVDLDGVAAQYARYDRLLGRAAARRGLQEPHLLTTNPLVAGFAPADWASGTTFFARDDWLSSPARQSYWPAYREAYRRIGESGRSVAAVSAEIIDRIAPTGPAMVVPNGVEPDEWLGLLPAAPAWFAEIPGPRAVYVGTLDSRLDVPGIADLATRRPELQVVLLGPCPDPGYVASLERFPNVHIHPSVARAELVATLRNAELCLLAHRRTPLTEAMSPLKVYEYLAAGVPVVSIDLPPVRDIDDRVLLVDSVGDFADVVDDALDLGPAREELRIDFIAANSWSARHEMVFALARA from the coding sequence GTGAGCGACCACGCCGACGCCTCCTTCGCCCTCACCGAGGACGGTGCCGGATCGGATGCCGCGAGGGCCGTCGCCCACGCCCCGAGCGACTTCGTCTTCACGTTCAGCTACGAGACGTACGCGGACGCTGTGCGTCGCGGCATGATGCGGCCGCCCGACCGGATCCTCTCGAGCCTCATGCGGAGCCGCGAGGTGCGTCGACTGCTGGTCGCCGACCCGTTCCGCCGACTCCCGCGCGTCGCGGCCTCGCCGCTGCTCGACCGCGACGTGCGCTTCCCCGCCGATGACCGCATCGCCTACCTCCGCCCCTCTCGCCTGCTCCGGGAGGACCCGGTCGACCTCGACGGCGTCGCGGCGCAGTATGCGCGGTACGACCGGCTGCTCGGGCGTGCGGCGGCGCGACGAGGGCTGCAGGAGCCGCACCTGCTCACCACGAACCCGTTGGTCGCGGGCTTCGCGCCGGCCGACTGGGCCTCGGGTACGACCTTCTTCGCCAGGGACGACTGGCTGAGCTCCCCCGCGAGGCAGAGCTACTGGCCCGCATACCGCGAGGCGTATCGGCGCATCGGCGAGAGCGGTCGGTCGGTCGCCGCCGTCTCGGCGGAGATCATCGACCGCATCGCGCCGACCGGGCCGGCGATGGTCGTGCCGAACGGGGTCGAGCCCGACGAGTGGCTCGGGCTGCTGCCGGCGGCCCCGGCGTGGTTCGCCGAGATCCCGGGCCCTCGGGCGGTCTACGTCGGCACGCTCGACTCCCGGCTCGACGTGCCGGGCATCGCCGATCTCGCGACGCGCAGGCCCGAACTCCAGGTGGTGCTGCTCGGGCCGTGCCCCGATCCCGGATACGTCGCGAGCCTCGAGCGGTTCCCGAACGTGCACATCCATCCGAGCGTCGCCCGCGCCGAGCTCGTCGCCACGTTGCGGAACGCCGAGCTCTGCCTGCTCGCGCACCGGAGGACCCCGCTCACCGAGGCGATGAGCCCCCTGAAGGTCTATGAGTACCTCGCAGCGGGTGTTCCCGTCGTCTCGATCGATCTGCCACCGGTACGGGACATCGACGACCGCGTGCTGCTCGTCGACAGCGTCGGCGACTTCGCGGACGTGGTCGACGACGCGCTCGACCTCGGCCCGGCGCGCGAGGAGCTCCGCATCGACTTCATCGCGGCGAACTCGTGGTCGGCCAGGCACGAGATGGTGTTCGCCCTGGCGCGAGCCTGA
- a CDS encoding acyltransferase encodes MDVLKVVLLLQRARDAAFSKIASTGFASFGTRTRILLPFRVGNAHRIAVGSDVLIGPGSWLIVPRLDGPTPTIVIGDRVRMNQTSISAVQSVVLEDGVAIARGVYISDHTHGFDQPDVFIRDQPLDRVAPVRICRGAWIGQNAVIMPGVTIGAGAVVGANSVVRDDVPPRCVVAGAPARLIRELTT; translated from the coding sequence GTGGACGTTCTGAAGGTGGTGCTGCTCCTGCAGCGGGCGCGCGATGCGGCCTTCTCGAAGATCGCATCGACGGGCTTCGCGAGCTTCGGTACGCGCACCCGGATCCTGCTGCCGTTCCGGGTCGGCAACGCCCATCGCATCGCGGTCGGTTCCGACGTGCTCATCGGCCCCGGCTCCTGGCTGATCGTGCCCCGCCTCGACGGCCCGACCCCCACGATCGTGATCGGCGACCGGGTGCGCATGAACCAGACCTCGATCTCGGCCGTGCAGAGCGTCGTCCTCGAGGACGGCGTGGCTATCGCGCGCGGGGTCTACATCTCCGACCATACGCACGGGTTCGACCAGCCCGACGTCTTCATCCGCGACCAGCCGCTCGATCGGGTCGCGCCGGTGCGGATCTGCCGTGGTGCCTGGATCGGCCAGAACGCCGTGATCATGCCGGGCGTCACGATCGGCGCAGGTGCGGTCGTCGGCGCGAACTCGGTCGTGCGCGACGACGTGCCGCCGCGCTGCGTCGTCGCGGGTGCGCCCGCGCGCCTGATCCGGGAGCTGACCACGTGA
- a CDS encoding polysaccharide pyruvyl transferase family protein, with product MAIGLGALRQRLSQPLRSPGLLATADRLLLATRHVTGRRDGEHHVLLAPAGGGNIGDQALVEAFIENVEGRVSVVCRRPSDYAIDDERVRVVPLLSLVYGDLVGHARDMRAFRELLSTATSFSVVGADVMDGGYGHRASANRANLARRVAEVGIDARILGFSWNAAPHPVALRAVRDAASRGVEVVLRDPRSAARARADGIAPVVDGADIVFLARRTDAAAAADWADRVSGPLALVNFSGLVPADGGLEPYVEVVRTLRDRGHGVLLVPHVSRPGADDLPICRAVSERFDGDPEVVLVDRLLSPAAIRGLTRRARLTVTGRMHLAVMSLMHGVPAVTVATQGKVEGLMDLFDAPQLCVATDRLATDLARVAGETSDAAESLSGSILGRLDDVRSLAGRNLDRLPSQDRTVTSG from the coding sequence ATGGCCATCGGACTCGGCGCACTCAGACAACGGCTCTCGCAGCCCCTGCGATCGCCGGGCCTGCTCGCGACGGCGGATCGCCTGCTCCTCGCCACGCGTCACGTCACCGGTCGCCGCGACGGCGAGCACCACGTGCTGCTCGCCCCCGCCGGCGGCGGCAACATCGGCGACCAGGCCCTGGTCGAGGCGTTCATCGAGAACGTCGAGGGTCGGGTGAGCGTCGTCTGCCGGCGCCCGTCGGACTACGCCATCGACGACGAGCGGGTGCGCGTCGTGCCCCTGCTGTCGCTCGTCTACGGCGATCTCGTCGGCCATGCACGGGACATGCGCGCCTTCCGCGAGTTGCTCTCGACCGCGACCTCGTTCTCGGTCGTCGGCGCCGACGTGATGGACGGCGGGTACGGCCACCGGGCCTCTGCCAACCGTGCGAACCTCGCGCGGCGCGTGGCGGAGGTCGGCATCGACGCCCGCATCCTCGGCTTCAGTTGGAATGCGGCGCCCCACCCGGTCGCCCTCCGGGCCGTGCGCGACGCGGCCTCGCGAGGTGTGGAGGTCGTGCTCCGCGATCCGCGCTCGGCGGCCCGCGCTCGCGCCGACGGCATCGCGCCCGTCGTCGATGGCGCCGACATCGTCTTCCTGGCACGACGAACGGATGCCGCGGCCGCCGCGGACTGGGCCGACCGCGTCTCCGGGCCGCTCGCGCTCGTCAACTTCTCGGGACTGGTGCCGGCCGACGGCGGTCTCGAGCCCTACGTCGAGGTCGTGCGCACGCTCCGCGATCGCGGGCACGGAGTGCTCCTGGTTCCGCACGTCTCCCGGCCGGGCGCCGACGACCTGCCGATCTGCCGTGCGGTGTCCGAGCGGTTCGACGGCGATCCGGAGGTCGTGCTCGTCGATCGCCTGCTGTCGCCGGCGGCGATCCGCGGGCTGACCCGTCGCGCGCGGCTCACCGTCACGGGCCGCATGCACCTCGCGGTCATGAGCCTCATGCACGGCGTCCCCGCCGTGACCGTGGCGACGCAGGGCAAGGTCGAGGGGCTGATGGACCTCTTCGATGCGCCGCAGCTCTGCGTCGCGACCGACCGGCTCGCGACCGACCTCGCCAGGGTCGCGGGCGAGACCTCCGACGCCGCCGAATCGCTCTCCGGCTCGATCCTCGGCAGGCTCGACGACGTGCGTTCCCTCGCCGGTCGCAATCTCGACCGGCTGCCGTCGCAGGATCGGACTGTTACCTCCGGGTAA